In a single window of the Nilaparvata lugens isolate BPH chromosome 1, ASM1435652v1, whole genome shotgun sequence genome:
- the LOC111053718 gene encoding uncharacterized protein LOC111053718 produces MHMIAKFNILWKSLLVLITIEYYKCESVMRPVEEGPAAGAGGLSPDEGGYMGEVGHCLREGGAVGSCMTAGAFVMLQTAVRKESLPIYEDMELHDNDIDSQEIRTVVPVDADPTDFYSLMEASTKFLQRRTLRWNLESLFPGLEMCIGSVNAGPPSLHFLLDPRKGHDERRLSTGRLLVKRAVLPYILGLKINLIAIIPLVFAALIFLTKKAFMLSKFAFLFTTIAGLASASQYAHQHHVPSPPSLLGPHSFYDGSLYRDSNHHRKRDETSGRNFRWEDKAKKSKK; encoded by the exons ATGATAGCCAAGTTCAATATATTATGGAAGTCGTTGTTGGTGCTTATAACGATTGAATACTACAAATGTGAGAGTGTGATGCGACCGGTGGAAGAGGGGCCTGCAGCGGGGGCAGGGGGGCTGTCCCCCGACGAGGGGGGCTACATGGGAGAGGTGGGCCACTGTCTGCGAGAGGGGGGTGCAGTGGGCTCCTGCATGACGGCGGGCGCGTTTGTCATGCTGCAGACGGCCGTCCGCAAGGAAAGTCTGCCCATCTATGAGGATATGGAGCTGCATGACAATGATATTGATTCTCAAGAAATCCGCACTGTTGTACCTGTTG ATGCGGATCCAACTGATTTCTATTCTCTTATGGAAGCTAGCACAAAGTTTCTACAACGAAGAACGTTGCGTTGGAATTTGGAGTCTCTATTTCCTGGGTTGGAGATGTGCATAGGATCTGTGAATGCAGGACCTCCATCCCTGCATTTCTTGCTGGATCCCAGAAAAGGCCATGATGAAAGGCGACTATCAACTG gTCGGCTCCTGGTGAAAAGGGCTGTCCTACCTTACATTCTGGGACTGAAAATCAATCTGATCGCCATAATTCCACTGGTATTCGCCGCCCTGATATTCCTCACCAAGAAAGCGTTCATGCTGAGCAAATTCGCATTTCTGTTCACAACGATCGCTGGGCTGGCGTCGGCGTCGCAGTATGCCCATCAGCACCATGTGCCGAGTCCTCCCTCGCTGCTGGGACCTCACAGCTTCTATGATGGCAGTCTGTATCGCGACTCCAATCACCACAGGAAAAGAGATGAAACAAGTGGCCGTAATTTCAGATGGGAAGACAAGGCGAAAAAGTCGAAGAAATGA